The Calothrix sp. PCC 7507 DNA segment AGAAAAGTAACCGAAGCTCAAACCCAATTCCCTCCTGTATTCTGTCTTATCTCAATGATAATTATTTACGCCGATCTACTTACAAATTGGGATTGTATTTTCCCGGAAATACCTTAGATGACTTGTATAGATGTCACATGAACACCGCTAAGAGCAATGATAGTTTTATTTGTCTCAGATGAAAACTTAGAACTGTAAAAGCTGGGAAAAAAATAAATATGAATATTAATTAGCGTCCAATACGATGACAAAATTATTGATAATTTTATTGTTTATTGTTCTATATGTTGTAATCGCTAGGTTTTGTGAGGTTTTAAAAATAGTTGATGAAGTGTCTCAGGAATTAGATGAGAAGTAAATAAAACTATAATCAAGCTGGATTCCTATAGTAGAGACGTTGCTTTTGCTTCGTCTCTACTTGTGGGTAATTATTCTAGATAACGAATATCTCGGCGACTCGAATGTCTTAGAGTTACAGCCAATCTCGATAAGCTGAGATTTCATTCACACCAATTTCAAATGGCATTCCTTTACCAAAGGGCGGATAAACCCTGATTTTGGCATTACTAGTAAACCGTTCTAGCCGATTTCCTAATTGGGGAATATTGCTGACTATATGCCAATAAGAAACTATGTCAGGGCAGTCGATAATCAGCATTAAGGCAGTAGCATTACTGGTAAGATACCATTGACAATGAGCTAACAGTGCTTGGGTGATGCGATCGCACGATTGATAAAAGCATCTGCCAGTGGATTGTTCAAACTCTAGATGTAACATCCCATCCAGCTTTGTCACTTCTGCTGGAGGTAAATCATCTGGAGGAAGCAAGGGAAGTTTAGACATAATTCCGCACCTCTTGGTTATAGCGCGTCAGACTGTCCAGGTTTTTTTGCACATCTAACGATGAGGGTTTGAGTGCTAATGTGCCTATATTTAGTTCATCCTGGAATTTTTTGATTTTGTCTCGACAAGTGACTACATCGCCGATAATTGAGTTTTCAATCAAATAGTCTTCGTCAAAACAGATGTTTGTGCGATCAAATGGTTGCTGCTTGTGAGGACTCTTCTGCATTACTTGCGCGGAGTTGGCTTTCATTTTCAGGCTGAATTTGCGGATGAAAGGCATTGCTTGACTCACTGCTTCATCATAGGTTCTCGCCGCAAAGAAGAAACGAGCCAGCACAAGTTTATCCACACCACTAGGATTTAACGCCCGATATTTGGTGACAGTATTTTTCAATCTCTCCAGAGAAAACGGTGGCCCCCCCATTAAGCCAAATCCATGTTTGGCGGCGAATTCTATCCCTTCACCATCACCAGTAGCTACGTAGACGGGGATAGATTTTTGTAGTGGTTTGGGGTAGATTGTCAGGCGATCGCATTGATAATACTGCCCGTTAAATGATACATCGGTTTCATATAAAAGCTTCTGAATTAATGCGATCGCCTCTAGCATCTTGGCACGAGATTCACCCATCGGTGTCGCAAAATGCTTATTCTGATCGGGAAATGGCCCCCCTTTAGCCACCCCAAATAACAATCTACCGTTGCAGAGGTTATCTAAAGTAGCAATATCCTCCGCTACCCTAATTGGGTTATGAAACGGTAGCAACACCGCCGCCGTTCCCAATTGGATAGTTGAGGTTAACCCCGCCAAATGTGCCATCAACAGCAACATGGCGGGGCTAAGATTGGATTCACTAAAATGATGCTCACTTACCCAAGCTTCTTCAAAGCCTAAAGTCTCCGCTTGCTTTACCAAGGTGACTTGTTCAAAGATGGCGCGGCGAGCATCTTGGTGGTGATTGTCGTAATTGCAGAAAAGTCCTGTTTTCATTATTTGCCTTAGCTTTGCTTAGGTTGCAACCCACTGCAATTCCAGCCATAAACGTGGTTCACTCCGTTTGAGCTTTGACATAGGATCGCGTAATAGTCGCCTAGCATTCATGCAGACTACCTGAATTAGTCCCATATTATCTGCTACTTCTCGGAGTATTTCTTTGTGGGCTTGCACATAAGGAATCATTTCTTCCGAGCAATAAATTCCTATATATTGCAAACGTCTAGCTGGTCGTCCCCAAAAACAGGTGATCACTTTCACATAACAGCCATCAAGTAATTCTCCAACACTTGGATAGTAGTGATTGACGACTCTAATAAATTCTTTGGCTAGGATGTCTTCGGCAATCATAGCAATTGATATTTCTGTAGCGTTCATCACTATCATAATATAACATAAAATTGTTATTTAAAGCTGACATTTGGTGTTAGTTATCAAGAAAAAATATTAAAGTTTATAGTTATATAACAAGGTGCGCTATCCTACATTTCCTAGTTTGAAATACAAGTAGGGGAGCCACTGCGTTGGGCGGGTTTCCTGACTTGAGCGGACTGGCGTCAATTGGCGTTGGGGAATGCCCACCCTACTAATTAAAAGTAAAATGTAAAAATTTATATTCAACAAAAAAGAGGTGATATTTTTTTGCTATCACCTCCTCTCTACTAAATATTTAAAATTGTGAATTCAAAATTGCTAGATTTAATTTTGACCCTTCGGCTATGCTCAGGGTAAAATTTTGAATTGTTATCGAGAATTACGCTCTGACACTAAAACCTCGGCAACAAGTTGTGGTAAATCTATGAGGTCAACATATCCATCTGAACCACGGATAGGTGAGATAAATGTATAGTCAGGGTCACAAGCTCCAGTATCGTAGACTTGAATAAACCACCGATCAGGAAATCCAGCTACACCCAGTTCTACAATGTACCAACACTCACCAATAAGACGAGAATTAAAGATTGTAAACCACTCTCTGTCATATTCTGAGATATTCCAATCTACCATGAGAAATTCTAACGCTATTTGTCCAGCGTCAGTTGCTGTCAATAACATTGTTACTCCTTCTCTGAAACTTCTGGAACTTCTAGTTCAGAATTGGTTGCTTCGAGTTCAGGGTATAGTCCCAGTTGCTTCGCTAATTCACGACCAATAAAAAACAAAAACTGGGCACCATCTTGATTGCCTTCGTGTGCGAATACAGTTGCTACCTTTAACATGGCGTATACAAAACCAGAATCAATTAATTCTGGTTGTGATTCTAAAATTTCTGGTTCTTGACCATTAGGACACCTGAGTAACTGGTCGATCAAATCAAAATATAAGAGTTGGCGTTCGTCTGTCATGGTGTTTTGGTTGATTGTAAATTGGTGAACTGTTAACTGATTTATTGCTCTATACTTTGCCGCCACAGTCTTTCTAACATTTCAACTTGCTCTTGAAAAACTGCTGCACGATAAACAAGATATCTGTCATAAACAATAATTCCTACACCAAAAAAAATCGGGATCAGTAAAAAAAACCATTGCAGGATAATAGCAAGTTGATATTGTTCAACGACAGTGAGCTTTTGGTGATCAAGAGTATGCAAAGAATTTTCTATGTCAGCTTCTGGAGCTTGGGAGGTATTCATACCTTCATATTGGAGAGATAATGTGTCATCTTCGAGACAGATTTCGCTAACTCCACAAGCTAAACTCTGCGTTTTTACTAACTCTATGTGCCGTCCCCAAACTACACTAAATACTAGTATTGCTGGAGAAAGAAAGCACAAGGTTACTATACAAACTGTGAGAATATTTAAAAGCTTGACTTTCATCTAGGTTCTCCCTGCCTAGGTAGTATGCACCCAGTAAGAAAATTCATTTTGCTATTAACCTAAGTAGTTGCATATTTCAACTTAGAAAATAGTCTTGATACTAAAATAGCTAGATAAACACTAATGTTAACTTTTAACTGTTTATAGCCTGAATGTTTTAGGGGGTTAAGAAGTCCCCCCTAGTTCACTAGGTTTGCACCTAGGAATTTTGGGGGGTAGAGGGGAATCTCTGCGTAAATCCTATACGTTTTATATCAGTTGCCCTTCGCAGTCAGGGTTTAACCTAACTAGATTAAGATTATTAAAGTTATTAGAGTTGTACTCAAAGCTTATAACTCCCATCCCATCAGTATTTCTAAAATTAGTTGGGGTATGGGTGCTAGTATTTTTAGGCTGATGCACTAGTGTTTATCAGGTAGGGTTCTAGTTTGTCTGCACTCAACCTCAAAGCTATACAGGCTGCTAGAAGGAGAGTTTTTTCTTTGCCTGATTTGCCAACTAAACTTGCACTCAAAAGCATTTCAATCGCTAATACTACATGAAGAGATTCACAAAAGCAATTAAATTTTTCCCAATGAGATATTGTTCTCTATTAACTAAAAATTATTACAAACAAGGTTAAAATTTTGGCAACTTAACAATAATTTGTATATAAGGGTTTCAGGTATATATAGGATTAGTACTACAGGGCGGAAGTCAAAAGTCAAAGCCTTGATAATGTTGGGCTAACCTTCTGCTGTCGGAAACGCTACGTTCCTCAAACCAACATCCAATTTTTTTGCATCATTTTAGTAGTCCAAAAACTTTGGTGCGTTACGTACTCCGCCCTAACGCACCCTACTGATAATATGGGCTTTACGTTAAGTTGACACCAATGTACTACCTGTTCTCAATTAAATACTCAAAAGTTTATTGTTAGTAAGTAAATGTTTTGCGCCGAGTTTTAGGAGTTAATTAATGCGAATTGCTAAAGATGTAACAGAACTTATTGGACGAACCCCTTTAGTTCAACTCAACAAGATTCCCCAAGCTGAGGGAGCGGGAGCGAGGATAGTTGTCAAACTAGAAGGACACAACCCAGCGGCTTCTGTCAAAGACCGGATTGGGCTAAGTATGGTGTTGGCGGCGGAAGCGGAGGGTTTGATTGAGCCGGGGAAAA contains these protein-coding regions:
- a CDS encoding LLM class flavin-dependent oxidoreductase translates to MKTGLFCNYDNHHQDARRAIFEQVTLVKQAETLGFEEAWVSEHHFSESNLSPAMLLLMAHLAGLTSTIQLGTAAVLLPFHNPIRVAEDIATLDNLCNGRLLFGVAKGGPFPDQNKHFATPMGESRAKMLEAIALIQKLLYETDVSFNGQYYQCDRLTIYPKPLQKSIPVYVATGDGEGIEFAAKHGFGLMGGPPFSLERLKNTVTKYRALNPSGVDKLVLARFFFAARTYDEAVSQAMPFIRKFSLKMKANSAQVMQKSPHKQQPFDRTNICFDEDYLIENSIIGDVVTCRDKIKKFQDELNIGTLALKPSSLDVQKNLDSLTRYNQEVRNYV